A portion of the Spirochaetaceae bacterium genome contains these proteins:
- a CDS encoding glycosyltransferase has protein sequence MSYKVSVIVPVYNADKTLARCLSSLINQSLKELEIIAVDDGSGDDSLTILGGFAANDARVKVYGQENLGVSAARNLGISKAGGNYLAFCDSDDELVLTALELSYNEIEQTRADLLLFKHIDVLKNGIEQVVQNEALQIISAKSFSFSEHPVALIWNTVAVWGKLWRKSFITDNRLTFDTRLLNTQDALFYFTALIKYKAKVAFYNKALYYYHTDSSKGITSSFNKKKGDIFKLAYDEVAKLVKQNFSGNLERELQKELYQRKLASFLWLLSHLTATNIYLLRKNCRFFYNEGNLYLPITNKNYQKLALLCKLFKLGILFIPLFFVYKQLKNLVRN, from the coding sequence ATGAGTTATAAAGTTTCGGTGATAGTGCCTGTATACAATGCTGATAAAACCTTAGCAAGGTGTTTAAGTTCGCTAATAAATCAATCCCTAAAAGAGCTGGAGATAATTGCCGTTGACGATGGCAGTGGTGATGATAGCTTAACCATCTTGGGAGGGTTTGCCGCAAATGATGCAAGGGTTAAGGTGTACGGTCAGGAAAATTTAGGGGTATCGGCGGCGCGTAATTTGGGTATAAGCAAAGCCGGCGGCAATTACCTAGCCTTTTGTGATAGCGATGATGAGTTAGTTTTAACCGCCCTTGAGCTAAGTTATAACGAAATAGAGCAAACAAGGGCCGATTTACTACTATTTAAACACATCGACGTACTAAAAAACGGTATAGAGCAAGTGGTACAAAACGAAGCTTTGCAAATTATTTCAGCTAAATCTTTTAGTTTTTCAGAGCATCCGGTAGCCTTAATTTGGAATACAGTAGCCGTTTGGGGAAAGCTATGGCGAAAGAGTTTTATTACCGATAATCGGCTGACTTTCGATACAAGGTTACTTAATACCCAAGATGCTCTGTTTTATTTTACAGCTTTAATTAAGTACAAGGCTAAGGTAGCTTTTTATAATAAAGCTTTGTACTATTACCATACAGATAGCTCTAAGGGGATAACCAGCAGCTTTAATAAAAAAAAGGGTGATATTTTTAAGCTGGCCTACGATGAGGTAGCTAAGTTAGTAAAGCAAAACTTTAGCGGTAACTTAGAAAGAGAGCTACAAAAAGAGCTTTACCAAAGAAAGCTAGCTAGCTTTCTTTGGCTTTTAAGCCACTTAACGGCCACTAATATTTACTTATTGCGTAAAAATTGTCGATTTTTTTACAATGAAGGTAACTTGTATTTGCCTATAACCAATAAAAACTATCAAAAGCTGGCCTTACTTTGTAAGCTTTTTAAGTTGGGTATTTTATTTATTCCGTTATTTTTTGTTTATAAACAGCTTAAAAATTTAGTAAGAAATTAA